The proteins below are encoded in one region of Streptomyces cyanogenus:
- the cmr6 gene encoding type III-B CRISPR module RAMP protein Cmr6, translated as MSDPASIPVGPLGQAVSLNDGGGLRTHGGGKGKQGANPLVVLRRTAFTTWTEDRCQSDDRAIRRLLHWADQSNLGQDARLIARALARRTRSLRALADAGHTVVRLHARVQWRLAAGVGAKDNAHEIGIALHGTYGWPVLFASGLKGMTAAWAAQYVSDTAAIGHVFGTPRPTGTQDRTPPADSASEDARGAEDGSRARASRGGVLFLDALPIGVAPVERDVLTPHVQPYYRTAETNRTGETVRAEPPAEHHNPVPVTFLTVRDATFTIDLAGRDAKAVHDAAAWLANAADELGAGAKTSAGYGYLHIEPDPDWRRDPAPCAKD; from the coding sequence GTGAGCGACCCCGCGAGCATCCCCGTCGGCCCCCTCGGGCAGGCCGTCTCCCTGAACGACGGTGGCGGTCTGCGCACGCACGGCGGCGGCAAGGGCAAACAGGGCGCCAACCCGCTGGTCGTCCTCCGCCGTACGGCCTTCACCACCTGGACCGAGGACCGCTGCCAGAGCGACGACCGGGCGATCCGGCGCCTGCTGCACTGGGCCGACCAGTCCAACCTCGGCCAGGACGCCAGGCTCATCGCCCGCGCCCTCGCCCGCCGCACCCGCAGCCTGCGCGCCCTCGCGGACGCCGGCCACACGGTCGTCCGGTTGCACGCTCGTGTGCAGTGGCGCCTGGCGGCCGGCGTGGGCGCCAAGGACAACGCCCACGAGATCGGCATCGCCCTGCACGGCACGTACGGCTGGCCGGTGCTTTTCGCCAGCGGGCTGAAGGGGATGACGGCGGCCTGGGCCGCCCAGTACGTCTCCGACACCGCCGCCATCGGCCACGTCTTCGGAACACCGCGCCCCACGGGCACGCAGGACCGCACACCACCCGCCGATTCCGCCTCCGAAGACGCCCGAGGTGCCGAGGACGGCAGCCGAGCCCGGGCGTCCCGCGGAGGCGTGCTGTTCCTCGACGCACTGCCGATCGGCGTGGCGCCCGTGGAGCGCGATGTCCTCACGCCCCACGTCCAGCCGTACTACAGGACGGCGGAGACGAACCGCACCGGCGAGACCGTGCGGGCCGAGCCCCCCGCGGAACACCACAACCCCGTCCCCGTCACCTTTCTGACCGTGCGGGACGCCACGTTCACCATCGACCTCGCGGGCCGCGACGCCAAGGCCGTCCACGACGCGGCGGCCTGGCTGGCGAACGCGGCCGACGAGCTGGGCGCCGGGGCGAAGACCTCGGCCGGCTACGGCTACCTGCACATCGAACCCGATCCCGACTGGCGCCGCGATCCCGCTCCCTGCGCGAAGGACTGA
- the cmr4 gene encoding type III-B CRISPR module RAMP protein Cmr4 — MSRAQHEWLLYLYAESPLHAGAADASGVIDLPIQREAGTGYPVVWGQSLKGALRQAARDGSWDHEVVEAVFGSDPPSFGRGDGNSGRDQGTSTAGLLSVGDAQLVALPVPTLQETFAWVTSDIALSRLARKHLALPEGVRPRLVPPERTQTGVALAADERWCGDSRDEVLGPLVVPLAQKPDPHVAAWARRIAEDAIGATEEFKPFADKLRKDLLVVDDGVMPDLNRDCTELVARVQLNSGKTVEQGPFYSEYLPAETLLAASLTLRGSDLSDLYADELRDLLHGRQIQVGGDETIGKGLVWCRLVGADRQEGEGTA, encoded by the coding sequence GTGAGCCGTGCCCAGCACGAGTGGCTGCTGTACCTGTACGCGGAATCCCCGCTGCACGCGGGCGCGGCCGACGCGTCCGGTGTGATCGACCTGCCCATTCAGCGTGAGGCGGGTACCGGTTACCCCGTGGTGTGGGGCCAGAGCCTGAAGGGCGCGCTGCGCCAGGCCGCACGTGACGGCAGCTGGGACCACGAGGTCGTGGAGGCGGTGTTCGGCTCCGATCCCCCCTCTTTCGGGCGCGGCGACGGCAACAGCGGCCGGGACCAGGGGACGTCGACGGCAGGGCTGCTCTCCGTCGGCGACGCCCAGCTCGTCGCGTTGCCCGTCCCCACGCTCCAGGAAACCTTCGCCTGGGTCACCTCGGACATCGCCCTGAGCCGTCTGGCCCGCAAGCACCTGGCTCTGCCCGAGGGGGTACGCCCGCGGCTGGTCCCGCCGGAGCGCACGCAGACCGGCGTGGCCCTGGCCGCTGACGAGAGGTGGTGCGGCGACAGCCGCGACGAGGTCCTCGGGCCGCTCGTCGTGCCGCTCGCACAGAAGCCCGACCCGCACGTCGCCGCGTGGGCGCGGCGGATCGCCGAGGACGCGATCGGCGCCACTGAGGAGTTCAAGCCGTTCGCCGACAAGCTGCGCAAGGACCTTCTGGTCGTCGACGACGGTGTGATGCCCGACCTGAACCGTGACTGCACCGAGCTGGTGGCGCGGGTGCAGCTGAACAGCGGCAAGACCGTGGAGCAGGGCCCGTTCTACAGCGAGTACCTTCCGGCCGAGACGCTGCTCGCCGCCTCCCTCACGCTGCGCGGGTCCGACCTGTCCGACCTCTACGCCGACGAGTTGCGAGACCTTCTGCACGGGCGGCAGATCCAGGTCGGAGGCGACGAGACGATCGGCAAGGGACTGGTGTGGTGCCGCCTCGTCGGCGCCGACCGGCAAGAGGGGGAGGGCACGGCATGA
- the cas6 gene encoding CRISPR system precrRNA processing endoribonuclease RAMP protein Cas6, whose amino-acid sequence MPVALTLSLRTVRAWKPDTRQLHGLACALFEGPGSDHTSPVKTFTVQQPTAHAPTTLHLRTSWYGTGDIPATAVESRVLRLGNTRCHVTRTHQRTEPYATLAAAPPTTRATLTFHSPTYFTRSGEPDLTPDPALILGSHRRSWNSAVGDDSPLRIPDDTWHDLQRALRIQEVTITTARRDSGYAYPRPGFTGAITLRLARDASPQTQRLFAALVRFAPYAGTGASTTHGFGATTTRLPGRRRTDGAPQATAGIRGTGSRTEGAHE is encoded by the coding sequence GTGCCCGTCGCCCTCACCCTGAGCCTGCGCACGGTCCGGGCGTGGAAGCCGGACACCCGCCAACTCCACGGACTGGCCTGCGCTCTCTTCGAAGGCCCCGGCTCCGACCACACCTCACCGGTCAAGACCTTCACCGTCCAGCAGCCCACTGCCCACGCGCCGACCACGCTGCACCTGCGAACCTCGTGGTACGGCACCGGCGACATACCCGCCACCGCGGTGGAATCCCGCGTCCTGCGCCTTGGCAACACCCGCTGCCACGTGACCCGAACCCACCAGCGCACCGAGCCCTACGCCACCCTCGCCGCAGCACCCCCCACAACCCGCGCCACTCTGACCTTCCACTCTCCCACCTACTTCACGCGCAGCGGCGAACCCGACCTCACTCCCGACCCCGCCCTCATCCTGGGCAGCCACCGCCGCAGCTGGAACTCGGCAGTCGGCGACGACTCCCCCCTCCGCATCCCCGACGACACCTGGCACGACCTCCAACGCGCCCTACGCATCCAGGAGGTGACCATCACCACCGCCCGACGCGACTCCGGCTACGCCTACCCCCGACCAGGATTCACCGGCGCCATCACCCTCCGCCTGGCCCGCGACGCCTCGCCGCAGACCCAACGCCTGTTCGCGGCCCTCGTCCGCTTCGCTCCGTACGCCGGCACCGGCGCGAGCACGACCCACGGCTTCGGAGCGACGACAACCAGGCTGCCGGGCCGGCGGAGGACCGACGGCGCACCGCAAGCGACAGCAGGCATCCGCGGAACGGGCTCCAGGACCGAAGGGGCCCACGAATGA
- a CDS encoding alpha/beta hydrolase: MRTRPSPRSRRHRRTRPRSAIRLTAGFLAAAALLVSACSSGNSTTSAGGRVEAALAELPRSTPSGLAPYYTQRLRWRDCGVPGFQCATMRAPLDYDRPDAGDVRLAVARKKATGKGKPLGSLLVNPGGPGGSAIGYLQQYAGVAYPAQVRARYDMVAVDPRGVARSEPVECLDGRQMDAYTQTDTTPDDAKERNALVAADRKFAESCGARSARLLRHVSTVEAARDMDILRAVLGDRRLNYVGASYGTFLGATYAGLFPARVGRMVLDGAMDPSLDARRLNLDQAAGFETAFRAFVKDCVRHSDCPLGGRGTTPAQAGDRLHAFFRKLDAHPIPADGRRLGEALATTGVIASMYDEGSWEQLREALTSAMKKKDGAGLLSLSDSYYERDADGGYSNLMMANAAVNCLDLPPAFSGPEDVQKALPAFEKASPVFGPGLAWATLNCTYWPVRATGEPHRIEAKGAAPIVVVGTVRDPATPYRWARSLAAQLSSARLLTYDGDGHTAYGRGSTCIDTAIDTYLLRGTPPPAGKRCS, from the coding sequence ATGCGTACCAGGCCATCCCCCCGCTCCCGTCGGCACCGGCGCACCCGCCCCCGGTCGGCGATCCGCCTGACGGCCGGCTTCCTCGCGGCCGCCGCCCTGCTCGTGTCCGCCTGCTCGTCCGGGAACTCGACCACGTCGGCGGGCGGGCGGGTGGAGGCGGCGCTCGCCGAACTGCCGCGTTCGACGCCGTCGGGGCTGGCGCCGTACTACACCCAGCGGCTGCGGTGGCGCGACTGCGGCGTCCCCGGGTTCCAGTGCGCGACGATGCGGGCCCCGCTGGACTACGACCGGCCCGACGCGGGTGACGTCCGGCTCGCCGTCGCCCGCAAGAAGGCCACCGGCAAGGGCAAGCCGCTCGGCTCCCTGCTGGTCAACCCGGGCGGCCCGGGCGGTTCGGCGATCGGGTACCTCCAGCAGTACGCCGGTGTCGCCTACCCGGCACAGGTCCGGGCCCGCTACGACATGGTGGCGGTGGACCCGCGGGGCGTCGCCCGCAGCGAGCCCGTCGAATGCCTCGACGGCCGGCAGATGGACGCGTACACGCAGACGGACACGACCCCCGACGACGCGAAGGAACGCAACGCCCTCGTCGCGGCCGACCGGAAGTTCGCGGAGAGCTGCGGGGCGCGCTCGGCGCGGCTGCTGCGGCACGTCTCCACCGTCGAGGCCGCACGCGACATGGACATCCTGCGGGCGGTGCTCGGCGACCGGAGGCTGAACTACGTCGGGGCGTCGTACGGCACGTTCCTCGGGGCGACGTACGCCGGACTGTTCCCCGCGAGGGTCGGCCGGATGGTGCTGGACGGGGCGATGGACCCGTCCCTGGACGCCCGCAGGCTGAACCTGGACCAGGCGGCCGGCTTCGAGACGGCGTTCCGGGCCTTCGTGAAGGACTGCGTCCGGCACTCCGACTGCCCGCTCGGCGGCAGGGGCACGACACCCGCGCAGGCCGGCGACCGCCTGCACGCGTTCTTCCGCAAGCTGGACGCCCACCCGATCCCGGCGGACGGCCGCAGGCTGGGGGAGGCGCTGGCCACCACCGGAGTGATCGCGTCCATGTACGACGAGGGGTCCTGGGAGCAGCTGCGCGAGGCGCTGACCTCGGCGATGAAGAAGAAGGACGGCGCAGGCCTGCTGTCCCTCTCCGACAGCTACTACGAGCGGGACGCCGACGGCGGCTACAGCAACCTGATGATGGCCAACGCCGCCGTGAACTGCCTGGACCTGCCGCCGGCCTTCAGCGGCCCCGAGGACGTCCAGAAGGCGCTGCCCGCGTTCGAGAAGGCCTCCCCGGTCTTCGGGCCCGGCCTGGCCTGGGCCACGCTGAACTGCACGTACTGGCCGGTGCGGGCGACGGGCGAGCCGCACCGCATCGAGGCGAAGGGGGCGGCCCCGATCGTGGTGGTCGGTACGGTCCGTGACCCGGCGACGCCGTACCGCTGGGCCCGGTCCCTGGCCGCCCAGCTCTCCTCGGCCCGCCTCCTGACCTACGACGGCGACGGTCACACGGCGTACGGCCGCGGCAGCACCTGCATCGACACGGCGATCGACACCTACCTCCTCCGCGGCACCCCGCCACCGGCCGGGAAGCGCTGCTCGTAA
- the cmr5 gene encoding type III-B CRISPR module-associated protein Cmr5 encodes MSPVRRVDQAMALAAMDMLPETVDRTLRTRYKQLPVMLHTAGLAATYAFVLSKKHGSREGPAYAKVAEGIRRHIGKHALIDRRTHWATDRDLLDALATADRAAYARASAEISSLAGWLSRLAEARFREDTADTDTTPDSDATADAVSPTGEGTA; translated from the coding sequence ATGAGCCCGGTCAGAAGGGTGGACCAGGCGATGGCCCTGGCTGCCATGGACATGCTCCCCGAGACCGTCGACAGGACGCTGCGCACCCGCTACAAGCAGCTGCCGGTGATGCTGCACACCGCGGGACTCGCCGCCACGTACGCGTTCGTCCTGTCCAAGAAGCACGGGAGCAGAGAAGGGCCCGCGTACGCGAAGGTCGCCGAAGGGATCCGCCGGCACATCGGCAAGCACGCCCTCATCGACCGGCGAACCCACTGGGCGACCGACCGCGATCTCCTCGACGCGCTCGCGACCGCGGACCGGGCCGCGTACGCCCGCGCGTCGGCGGAGATCTCCTCGCTGGCCGGATGGCTCAGCCGCCTCGCCGAGGCCCGCTTCCGCGAAGACACCGCCGATACGGACACGACGCCCGACTCGGACGCGACGGCCGACGCCGTCTCACCGACCGGGGAGGGAACCGCGTGA
- the cmr1 gene encoding type III-B CRISPR module RAMP protein Cmr1: MPWITLALRTTTPVFNGEHDQHGATIRVPSLRGAMRYWFRALAGTAAGDDLRLLAALEREVFGSTDRQSPVVLRIPDPPGPADRAEAKFLNMPGGEHIQYLLGQGLYTRVKDARQRPHEGLTRDFVRADTEFHLDLRFTPGTSEAAASLALASLWLLCTYGGLGARARRGFGGLRITGVTAGSLPGDWTPDDLTTPGPAYYENLDRLTADHGALARHHAWLAALEAAPDDVTTRTAPWNGARPTYPVLGGHTAVALHPTQTTWPALLLNAGREWRHFRAGEHPEDGGRPHTPEYRQTIRGTSDHFPLGALGLPITFYDPATRNKDTVEVRKGTESLRRASPVWFRPVGTGPRMRLFSFAFLGAFLPQEDKELSVRLGRRTLTVTDQDLRDRASTWLETMRTGGTFTPANRER; this comes from the coding sequence GTGCCCTGGATCACCCTCGCCCTGCGGACGACCACCCCGGTGTTCAACGGCGAACACGACCAGCACGGCGCCACCATCCGCGTGCCTTCCCTGCGCGGCGCCATGCGCTACTGGTTCCGGGCACTCGCCGGAACCGCGGCAGGGGACGACCTGCGCCTGCTCGCCGCCCTCGAACGCGAGGTCTTCGGCTCCACCGACCGCCAGTCCCCCGTCGTCCTGCGCATCCCCGACCCACCCGGACCAGCCGACCGCGCCGAGGCGAAGTTCCTCAACATGCCCGGTGGCGAGCACATCCAGTACCTCCTCGGACAGGGCCTCTACACCAGGGTCAAGGACGCCCGGCAGCGCCCCCACGAGGGCCTGACCCGGGACTTCGTCCGCGCCGACACCGAATTCCACCTGGACCTCCGCTTCACCCCCGGCACCTCCGAGGCCGCCGCCTCCCTCGCCCTCGCCTCCCTGTGGCTGCTGTGCACCTACGGCGGCCTCGGCGCCCGCGCCCGCCGCGGCTTCGGCGGACTACGCATCACCGGCGTCACCGCAGGCTCCCTGCCCGGCGACTGGACACCGGACGACCTCACCACCCCCGGCCCGGCCTACTACGAGAACCTCGACCGGCTCACCGCCGACCACGGCGCCCTCGCCCGACACCATGCCTGGCTCGCCGCCCTGGAGGCGGCACCGGACGACGTCACCACCCGAACCGCCCCCTGGAACGGCGCCCGCCCCACCTACCCGGTCCTCGGCGGGCACACCGCCGTGGCCCTGCACCCCACCCAGACCACTTGGCCGGCCCTCCTGCTCAACGCGGGCCGGGAATGGCGGCACTTCCGGGCCGGCGAACACCCCGAAGACGGCGGCCGCCCTCACACACCTGAGTACCGGCAAACGATCCGGGGCACCAGCGACCACTTCCCGCTCGGCGCCCTCGGACTGCCCATCACCTTCTACGACCCCGCCACGCGGAACAAGGACACCGTCGAGGTGCGCAAGGGCACGGAGTCCCTTCGCCGGGCCTCACCCGTGTGGTTCCGCCCCGTCGGCACCGGCCCCAGAATGCGACTGTTCTCCTTCGCCTTCCTCGGCGCCTTCCTCCCGCAAGAGGACAAGGAGCTGAGCGTCCGCCTGGGCCGGCGCACCCTGACCGTCACCGACCAGGACCTCCGCGACCGCGCCTCGACCTGGCTCGAGACCATGCGCACCGGAGGCACCTTCACCCCCGCCAACCGGGAGCGTTGA
- a CDS encoding DNA polymerase III subunit delta' translates to MTVWDDLVGQEKVSAVLDAAARDADALVTAAAADEPLPEASKMTHAWLFTGPPGAGRNQAARAFAAALQCVSPDRALGGSPGCGFCDGCHTALLGTHADVTTVAAVGAEILVKDMRDTVRKSFTSPANGRWQIILVEDAERLNEKSANAVLKAVEEPAPRTVWLLCAPSVEDVLPTIRSRCRHLNLRTPSVEAVADMLVRRDGIEPEVAASAGRATQGHVDRARRLATDPAARERRAAVLKLPLRLDEVGACLRAAQELVDAAAEDAKQLAEEMDGKETEELKAALGAAQGGRLPRGTAGVMKDLEDMQKRRRTRTQRDSLDVALGDLTAFYRDVLALQLGTRVAIANADAGDALERLARAGTPESTLRRIEAIAACREALDRNVAPLLAVEAMTMALRAG, encoded by the coding sequence ATGACCGTGTGGGACGACCTCGTCGGGCAGGAGAAGGTGAGCGCGGTGCTCGACGCGGCCGCGCGGGACGCCGACGCCCTCGTCACGGCCGCCGCAGCGGACGAACCGCTGCCCGAGGCGTCGAAGATGACGCATGCCTGGCTGTTCACGGGACCGCCCGGCGCGGGCCGGAACCAGGCGGCGCGGGCGTTCGCCGCCGCCCTGCAGTGCGTGAGCCCCGACCGCGCCCTCGGCGGCTCCCCCGGCTGCGGCTTCTGCGACGGCTGCCACACCGCGCTGCTCGGCACCCACGCGGACGTCACGACGGTCGCCGCGGTCGGCGCCGAGATCCTGGTCAAGGACATGCGGGACACGGTCCGCAAGTCGTTCACCTCCCCGGCGAACGGCCGCTGGCAGATCATCCTGGTCGAGGACGCCGAGCGGCTGAACGAGAAGTCGGCCAACGCCGTCCTCAAGGCCGTCGAGGAGCCCGCCCCCCGCACGGTCTGGCTGCTGTGCGCCCCGTCCGTCGAGGACGTCCTGCCGACCATCCGCTCCCGCTGCCGCCACCTGAACCTGCGCACCCCGTCCGTCGAGGCGGTCGCCGACATGCTCGTCCGGCGTGACGGCATCGAGCCGGAGGTGGCCGCCTCGGCCGGCCGCGCCACCCAGGGCCATGTCGACCGAGCCCGGCGCCTGGCCACCGACCCGGCGGCCCGCGAGCGCCGTGCCGCCGTGCTGAAACTGCCGCTGCGGCTGGACGAGGTGGGTGCCTGCCTCAGAGCCGCCCAGGAGCTGGTGGACGCGGCTGCCGAGGACGCCAAGCAGCTCGCCGAGGAGATGGACGGCAAGGAGACCGAAGAGCTGAAGGCGGCGCTCGGCGCGGCCCAGGGCGGCCGGCTGCCGCGCGGCACGGCGGGGGTGATGAAGGACCTGGAGGACATGCAGAAGCGCCGTAGAACGCGTACGCAGCGCGACAGCCTGGACGTCGCGCTCGGCGACCTCACGGCCTTCTACCGCGACGTCCTCGCCCTGCAGCTCGGCACCCGCGTGGCGATCGCCAACGCCGACGCCGGGGACGCCCTGGAGCGGCTGGCCCGTGCCGGCACCCCGGAGTCCACGCTCCGCCGCATCGAGGCGATCGCCGCGTGCCGCGAGGCCCTGGACCGCAATGTGGCTCCGCTGCTGGCAGTGGAGGCGATGACGATGGCGTTGCGAGCGGGGTGA
- a CDS encoding Cas10/Cmr2 second palm domain-containing protein yields the protein MIAVSGVQAFISESRTTSDLSAGSAIVERLSVRAARECVRLGARLVFPSALRQAVGAADSVAGAADHLAGTDGQSGGLGVAVVPNRIVALAPRGSGSSVAAAAADAVRRAWDELVRKVMGRPVATPGMPSVQWVSVPATAGGYGEQWAAAQRLLMARKRLRSFGTLEQADVELCSLSPRWSAEPGRPSGVPAHEQDRLAAANWVKRRYRYIGGAGEGTGPGAVPRGFPSTSAIASAPFRYLVLAAVDDPAVCGAVSALYGAARVLDKSREQPLPALEAGSGATAVERWLAGSAGRWVYPDSWQEDVLAREFPVVDAGERAKVVAEGARAVRALHRAMADQGVAPPGSHLAIVAQDLDGMGRFLGGEVAGSRQRFLVTEGWHREVSAQLSTLARDTCEKLGGEEFFGVPVYAGGDDLLAFFPAAHALAAAAACRSAVRPDTLPTASTAVLFFHHRSPLQRAVREAQHLLEAAKEDVEGKNGLAVGYLRRSGVREQSVQAWARTAGVGGPVKDFTEFLSGGSSVSSGDGGTSRGLSLRLVQDCLRDEAELVSLPRDLFSAEIRRLVVRHGGTPAQADALVRLAVAESGGGAAGRPGSERRRPRLAQPVKVAAFLRQECAGGMP from the coding sequence GTGATCGCCGTTTCAGGCGTTCAGGCGTTCATCAGCGAGTCGCGGACCACGTCCGATCTGAGCGCGGGCAGTGCGATCGTCGAGCGGCTGTCCGTCCGCGCGGCGCGGGAGTGCGTACGGCTCGGCGCGCGCCTGGTGTTCCCATCAGCCCTGCGGCAGGCCGTCGGTGCGGCGGACTCGGTGGCCGGTGCGGCGGACCACCTCGCCGGCACTGACGGGCAGTCCGGGGGGCTCGGTGTTGCGGTGGTGCCCAACCGTATCGTCGCGCTCGCGCCCCGAGGGTCGGGCAGCAGCGTGGCCGCGGCTGCCGCCGATGCCGTGCGGCGAGCGTGGGACGAGTTGGTGCGCAAGGTGATGGGACGGCCAGTCGCGACACCGGGCATGCCGAGTGTCCAGTGGGTCAGCGTTCCGGCCACGGCCGGGGGTTACGGGGAGCAGTGGGCGGCTGCGCAGCGGTTGCTGATGGCCCGTAAGCGTCTACGGTCCTTCGGGACTCTGGAACAGGCCGACGTGGAGCTGTGCTCGCTCAGCCCCCGCTGGTCCGCCGAACCCGGCCGGCCCTCCGGCGTGCCGGCACACGAGCAGGACCGGCTGGCCGCCGCGAACTGGGTGAAGCGCCGTTACCGGTATATCGGCGGTGCGGGGGAGGGGACCGGTCCCGGTGCGGTGCCGAGGGGGTTTCCGTCGACCAGCGCGATCGCCTCGGCGCCCTTCCGCTACCTGGTGCTGGCCGCTGTGGACGACCCCGCGGTGTGCGGCGCCGTGTCCGCGCTGTACGGGGCTGCACGGGTCCTGGACAAGAGCCGGGAGCAGCCCCTGCCCGCTTTGGAGGCCGGTTCCGGAGCGACTGCTGTCGAGAGGTGGCTGGCCGGTTCGGCGGGCCGCTGGGTCTATCCCGACTCCTGGCAGGAGGATGTCCTGGCCAGGGAGTTCCCGGTGGTGGACGCCGGGGAGCGGGCAAAGGTCGTCGCTGAGGGCGCGCGTGCGGTGCGGGCGCTGCACAGGGCGATGGCGGATCAGGGTGTGGCACCTCCAGGGTCCCATCTCGCGATCGTCGCGCAGGACCTGGACGGAATGGGGCGGTTCCTCGGCGGAGAGGTCGCGGGGAGCCGACAGCGGTTCTTGGTGACGGAGGGATGGCATCGGGAGGTCTCCGCACAGCTTTCCACTCTCGCCCGGGACACATGTGAAAAGCTGGGGGGCGAGGAGTTCTTCGGAGTTCCGGTCTATGCCGGTGGTGACGACCTTCTGGCCTTCTTCCCCGCCGCGCACGCCCTGGCCGCTGCCGCGGCATGCCGCAGCGCCGTACGGCCGGACACGCTGCCCACGGCGAGTACGGCCGTCCTGTTCTTCCACCACCGCTCGCCACTGCAGCGGGCGGTGAGGGAGGCCCAGCATCTGCTGGAGGCGGCGAAGGAGGACGTCGAGGGGAAGAACGGGCTCGCTGTGGGATATCTGCGCCGTTCGGGGGTGCGCGAGCAGTCCGTCCAGGCTTGGGCGCGTACGGCGGGGGTTGGCGGGCCGGTCAAGGACTTCACAGAGTTCCTGTCCGGTGGATCGTCCGTGTCGTCGGGTGACGGCGGCACCAGCAGGGGGCTGTCGCTGCGGCTCGTACAGGACTGCCTGCGTGACGAGGCGGAGCTGGTCAGTCTGCCGAGGGACCTCTTCTCAGCGGAGATACGGCGTTTGGTGGTCCGCCACGGCGGTACGCCGGCACAGGCGGACGCCTTGGTGCGTCTGGCCGTGGCGGAGTCGGGCGGCGGCGCGGCGGGCCGTCCGGGGTCGGAGCGGCGGCGCCCGAGGCTCGCCCAGCCGGTGAAGGTCGCCGCTTTCCTGCGGCAGGAGTGCGCGGGAGGCATGCCGTGA
- a CDS encoding type III-B CRISPR module-associated Cmr3 family protein — MTRSVWLAFTPRDSLFIRDGRAFDAGADNAARAVWPNPSTLAGAVGAALGGEPDEVRGPVLARRSRGGRWTPYFPVPADIVAVPDSGEVARLRPGKAPEGSATDLGDAVPCWLDAAGKAGTGQSWGGWLPGEELRRYLAGELVAPVARAGDVECLRETPVQSEPHVGLARTDEHTARPGFLYQAAHLRMADGWGFLAECVVSDGWDVEPRQSVPFGGRGRLAWVEVAGSVRWPQPPQRTGPHTFPDGRIALYVATPALWHDGWRPPLPDGAKLVAAAVPDAEPVATAKPGRGGARPTDRMLRWAVPAGSVYCLKFADAAAASAWALGDAGRPRVHGTAYGREPADRLRTAGFGVVLTGVWT; from the coding sequence GTGACCCGTTCGGTGTGGCTGGCGTTCACGCCCCGCGACTCGCTGTTCATCCGTGACGGACGGGCGTTCGACGCGGGCGCGGACAACGCGGCCCGGGCGGTGTGGCCGAACCCGAGCACGCTGGCAGGCGCGGTCGGTGCCGCCCTCGGCGGGGAGCCTGACGAGGTGCGCGGACCGGTGCTGGCCCGCCGCTCGCGCGGGGGCCGATGGACGCCGTACTTCCCCGTGCCGGCGGACATCGTGGCCGTCCCGGACTCCGGCGAGGTGGCGCGGCTGAGGCCGGGCAAGGCCCCGGAAGGCTCCGCCACCGACCTGGGGGACGCGGTGCCGTGCTGGCTGGACGCCGCGGGTAAGGCCGGGACGGGGCAGAGCTGGGGCGGGTGGCTGCCCGGTGAGGAGTTGCGGCGTTACCTGGCGGGAGAGCTCGTGGCCCCGGTGGCGCGCGCCGGCGACGTCGAGTGTCTGCGGGAGACTCCCGTGCAGAGCGAGCCGCACGTCGGTCTGGCCCGCACGGACGAGCACACGGCGCGCCCCGGCTTCCTCTACCAGGCGGCGCACCTGCGCATGGCGGACGGGTGGGGGTTCCTCGCGGAGTGTGTCGTGAGCGACGGCTGGGATGTCGAGCCACGGCAGAGTGTGCCGTTCGGCGGCCGCGGGCGGCTCGCCTGGGTCGAGGTGGCCGGGTCCGTGCGATGGCCACAACCGCCGCAGCGCACAGGCCCGCACACGTTCCCTGACGGACGGATCGCGCTGTATGTGGCCACGCCGGCGCTGTGGCACGACGGCTGGCGGCCTCCGCTGCCCGACGGGGCGAAGCTGGTGGCAGCCGCCGTGCCCGACGCCGAACCGGTCGCCACCGCCAAACCGGGCCGGGGTGGCGCGCGCCCGACCGACAGGATGCTGCGCTGGGCGGTGCCCGCCGGATCGGTGTACTGCCTGAAGTTCGCGGACGCCGCCGCGGCGAGCGCCTGGGCGCTTGGCGACGCGGGCCGACCGCGTGTGCACGGCACGGCGTACGGGCGGGAACCGGCGGACCGGCTGCGCACGGCAGGCTTCGGAGTGGTGTTGACGGGAGTGTGGACGTGA